The Anabrus simplex isolate iqAnaSimp1 chromosome 1, ASM4041472v1, whole genome shotgun sequence genome window below encodes:
- the LOC136857499 gene encoding uncharacterized protein: MLVLAEKKHNVTEKTTAAQERKDTEHLKDKQTSNNATAPEKVFGSKDVKNTTEKDDRKKKEEVRSSEMEVQESKKTEKRGVGTDFGDGGDHGSVSSSEEHVPAITLTEKVAVPVPHPVPVEVPVEKHVPYTVEKPFPYPVKVPVDKPYAVAVEKPVPFPVEKKVPYPVQVPVVRPVPVHVPVEKPVPVPVEVKVPVPHPYPVHIEKPYPVYVEKKVPVPAPYTVHVKVPVPQPYSVPVKVPVHVAVDKPYTVTEKVFVDRPYNVYVPKPYPVTVHKPVPYPVEKPVPYEVKVPVDRPYQVFVYKPYPVTVHKPVPYTVVKPVPYPVEKHVPYPVRVPVDKPYPVHVPKPYPVTVHKHVPVTVAKPVPYPVHVPVAKPVPVPVEKPVPYHVEVPVPVAEHEHH; encoded by the coding sequence ATGCTAGTGTTGGCAGAGAAGAAGCATAATGTGACGGAGAAGACCACAGCAGCTCAAGAGAGGAAGGACACTGAACATCTCAAGGACAAGCAAACTTCAAATAATGCGACTGCACCCGAAAAAGTGTTTGGCTCCAAGGACGTTAAGAACACCACAGAAAAGGACGataggaagaagaaggaagaggtTCGTTCCTCGGAGATGGAGGTTCAGGAGAGTAAGAAGACAGAGAAACGAGGAGTGGGTACAGACTTCGGGGATGGCGGTGATCATGGGAGTGTGAGTTCAAGTGAGGAGCATGTGCCAGCCATTACACTGACGGAGAAGGTAGCGGTTCCCGTACCTCATCCTGTTCCTGTGGAAGTTCCTGTCGAGAAACATGTTCCATACACCGTAGAGAAGCCTTTCCCATACCCAGTCAAAGTGCCCGTCGATAAACCTTACGCTGTTGCAGTCGAAAAACCCGTACCATTCCCTGTAGAGAAGAAAGTCCCATATCCAGTTCAGGTCCCCGTGGTCCGACCAGTTCCAGTACACGTCCCTGTAGAAAAACCCGTCCCGGTACCCGTAGAAGTGAAAGTTCCCGTACCCCACCCATACCCCGTCCATATAGAAAAGCCTTACCCTGTCTACGTAGAGAAGAAGGTCCCAGTTCCAGCTCCATATACAGTTCACGTCAAAGTACCCGTACCTCAACCCTACTCAGTTCCCGTCAAAGTGCCCGTACACGTGGCTGTCGACAAGCCCTACACAGTCACAGAGAAAGTGTTTGTCGATAGACCCTATAATGTGTACGTCCCAAAACCATATCCTGTGACAGTTCACAAACCTGTTCCCTACCCTGTTGAAAAACCAGTCCCGTATGAAGTAAAGGTACCTGTTGATAGACCGTATCAGGTATTTGTCTACAAACCGTATCCAGTAACAGTACACAAGCCAGTGCCttacacagttgtgaaaccagtgCCGTATCCTGTAGAGAAGCATGTGCCCTACCCAGTCAGGGTACCAGTAGACAAGCCGTACCCAGTACACGTACCCAAACCTTACCCTGTTACAGTACACAAACACGTACCGGTTACCGTAGCAAAGCCAGTACCATACCCAGTCCATGTTCCAGTTGCTAAGCCTGTACCTGTACCCGTAGAGAAACCTGTACCCTACCACGTCGAAGTTCCCGTACCAGTCGCCGAACACGAACATCACTAG